One Moorena sp. SIOASIH DNA segment encodes these proteins:
- a CDS encoding pentapeptide repeat-containing protein: MKAQTILARYAQGERDFRKVNLRGQSFQGRNLSGADFSEADLRGANFKNAMLRGTKFCKTKAGLPQSWSIVILLVSSIALILSGIVSFYSGSYAAFIVNYVKGSNLIFAWIALVAIIVLFFVILGQGIQTVQALVVGLVFAFAVAVAVAGAFGLAFPFALAFALGLPLVIALAVATTGAAVEVFDGVLIGVLGLLVAVGGAVAGVFAIQQLALPFARTGPLGFQLASSLAGTLAFLLALLGSYLGWDALNEDPKHAWIRTIAIAFAATGGTSFYNADLTDADFTGATLKSTDLRKANLTGASLQNTSKLDLARQS, translated from the coding sequence ATGAAAGCTCAAACAATTCTAGCGAGATATGCCCAAGGAGAAAGGGATTTCCGAAAGGTAAATCTCAGGGGTCAGTCATTCCAAGGGAGAAACCTTTCTGGTGCAGATTTTAGTGAAGCTGATCTTAGAGGAGCTAACTTTAAGAATGCGATGCTCAGGGGAACTAAATTCTGTAAGACCAAAGCGGGATTACCACAATCGTGGTCAATTGTTATTCTATTGGTTTCATCGATAGCGTTAATACTATCAGGAATTGTATCCTTTTATAGTGGTTCTTATGCAGCATTTATTGTTAACTATGTCAAAGGATCAAACCTAATCTTTGCCTGGATAGCCTTGGTAGCAATAATTGTTTTATTTTTTGTTATCCTTGGTCAAGGTATTCAAACAGTCCAAGCTTTAGTGGTAGGCTTGGTCTTTGCCTTTGCCGTAGCTGTCGCTGTCGCTGGAGCCTTTGGCTTAGCCTTCCCCTTCGCCCTAGCCTTTGCCTTAGGCTTACCCTTGGTCATAGCCCTAGCCGTAGCTACAACTGGAGCGGCAGTGGAAGTCTTTGATGGTGTCTTAATTGGAGTCTTAGGCTTGTTGGTAGCTGTAGGTGGAGCTGTAGCTGGAGTGTTTGCTATACAGCAGTTAGCCTTGCCCTTTGCCAGAACCGGACCCTTGGGCTTCCAGCTCGCCTCTTCCTTAGCTGGAACCTTAGCTTTCCTGTTGGCTTTACTTGGTTCTTACCTGGGCTGGGATGCTCTCAACGAAGACCCTAAACATGCCTGGATTCGGACTATTGCGATCGCATTTGCGGCTACAGGGGGTACTAGTTTTTACAATGCTGACCTAACCGATGCTGACTTTACCGGAGCGACGCTCAAAAGTACAGATTTAAGAAAGGCTAATCTTACTGGTGCTAGTTTGCAGAATACTAGTAAACTTGACCTGGCTAGACAGAGCTAA
- the petE gene encoding plastocyanin, which produces MKNIPLKKLLSLLVVTVCILTFTYGCGGPTTATVPPETTPAPAAEVAPEPESPAEPTEVAEEEPAPAEATEVAEEEPTPAEPTEVPVASEPAAAADAGTYTVKMGTDNGQLKFEPSTLTIKAGETVKWVMNNIGPHNVVFDDAESLTHKKMLMAKGSSYTSTFDEVGEYSYYCAPHRGAGMGGTIIVEAGS; this is translated from the coding sequence ATGAAAAACATCCCATTGAAAAAGCTACTATCACTCCTAGTGGTAACCGTCTGTATCTTAACCTTTACCTATGGTTGCGGCGGCCCAACTACAGCAACTGTTCCTCCAGAAACCACACCTGCCCCAGCTGCTGAAGTTGCCCCAGAGCCGGAATCCCCAGCGGAACCCACTGAGGTGGCTGAAGAAGAACCCGCCCCAGCCGAAGCTACTGAGGTGGCTGAAGAAGAACCCACCCCAGCGGAACCCACTGAGGTCCCTGTAGCATCTGAGCCTGCTGCTGCAGCTGATGCAGGAACCTACACTGTGAAAATGGGTACAGACAATGGGCAACTAAAATTTGAACCAAGTACTCTTACCATCAAAGCAGGGGAAACTGTCAAGTGGGTGATGAACAACATTGGTCCTCATAATGTTGTTTTTGATGACGCCGAATCTCTGACTCATAAAAAGATGTTGATGGCTAAGGGTTCTTCCTATACATCTACGTTTGATGAGGTCGGTGAATACTCCTACTACTGTGCCCCCCACCGTGGTGCTGGCATGGGAGGCACAATCATTGTTGAAGCTGGATCATAG
- a CDS encoding cupin, with the protein MESSDWLVTNQGNCEPCEIPSDWEWSTKPYRLYRFLTDLEDTLDQINDERQLLQVIRPLVRRLLTSSYWLQGEYLEPNPDPGWSVQMLYDEINYPLTIQNVVWLPGRVSPIHNHGTWGVVAVISGQEKNTFWRRTHDPDFRDRIEQVGEKILFPGDIISFTSDAIHSVEAMGDEPTITFNIYGETNYDQRFEFDPLTHTAKTF; encoded by the coding sequence ATGGAAAGTAGTGATTGGTTAGTGACGAATCAAGGGAACTGTGAACCCTGTGAGATACCTAGTGACTGGGAATGGTCAACGAAACCCTATCGACTCTATCGGTTTCTGACTGACCTAGAGGATACTCTCGATCAGATTAACGATGAGCGCCAACTGCTCCAAGTCATTCGTCCTTTGGTACGTCGCTTACTCACTAGTTCCTACTGGCTACAGGGTGAATATCTTGAACCTAACCCTGACCCAGGCTGGTCGGTGCAAATGCTTTATGATGAAATCAATTATCCCTTAACCATCCAAAATGTAGTCTGGCTACCGGGAAGAGTTTCTCCCATTCACAACCATGGTACATGGGGAGTAGTAGCCGTGATCAGTGGCCAGGAAAAAAACACCTTTTGGCGGCGTACTCATGACCCAGATTTTCGCGATCGCATCGAACAAGTTGGGGAAAAAATCCTATTCCCTGGAGATATTATTAGTTTTACCTCTGATGCAATCCATAGTGTGGAAGCAATGGGAGATGAACCAACAATTACCTTTAATATTTACGGGGAAACCAACTACGACCAGCGATTTGAGTTTGATCCACTAACCCATACGGCAAAGACGTTTTGA
- a CDS encoding peptide ligase PGM1-related protein — protein MDNVKDSFSGQGSEFQQLQHQLRDRWQSSDQFDQDDHDILVVPSVSVDQRELLKVEGFLHYEERLLFSLIRLRNPYTRLIYVTAVPLPPIVIDYYLQLLPGIPFSHARDRLLLFSTYDASLKPLSQKILERPRLMKRIRQALRPGKSYMSCYNSTNLEREISLKLNLPLLAPDPDLLYWGTKSGSRQIFAESGVPHPDGSQLVWTVDDLVEATAELWHRQPQLNKIVIKLNEGFSGEGNAILDLKPLSEVGPGNVSHTQTVAALKEKIVHLRFQASGETWESYSSRIPQLGAIAEAFIDGEKKRSPSVQAYITPHGEVKILSTHDQILGGPDGQIYLGCRFPADPGYRLQLQDLGLRVGQTLAEKGAIERYGVDFVAVHQPDRDTWDLQAIEINLRKGGTTHPFMTLKYMTNGRYDLSTGLFCSQEGQPKHYIATDNLQKDSYRGLMPNDLMDIIAYHQLHFDSSTKTGTVFHLMGTLSEFGKLGLTSIGDSPQQAEEIYNQVVRVLDLETKSNKDANVPISHPSLPIAWNM, from the coding sequence CTTTCTCTGGGCAAGGGTCAGAGTTTCAGCAACTACAGCACCAATTACGCGATCGCTGGCAGAGTAGTGATCAATTTGACCAAGATGACCACGATATTCTGGTAGTGCCTTCTGTCAGTGTTGACCAACGGGAACTGCTGAAAGTTGAGGGTTTTTTGCACTACGAAGAACGGTTATTATTTTCCCTAATTCGTCTGCGCAACCCTTACACACGGTTAATTTATGTTACCGCTGTGCCGTTGCCACCGATTGTGATTGATTACTACTTGCAGCTTCTGCCAGGAATTCCCTTCTCCCATGCACGCGATCGCTTACTGCTGTTTTCCACCTATGATGCTTCTCTCAAACCCCTCAGCCAAAAGATTCTAGAACGTCCCCGCTTGATGAAGCGGATTCGTCAAGCTTTGCGTCCAGGAAAGTCTTACATGTCTTGTTACAACTCTACTAATCTGGAGCGCGAGATATCCTTAAAATTGAACTTACCCCTACTTGCCCCAGACCCAGATTTGCTTTATTGGGGTACCAAGAGCGGTAGTCGGCAAATTTTTGCTGAGAGTGGTGTCCCCCATCCCGACGGCAGTCAGTTAGTCTGGACCGTTGATGATTTAGTCGAAGCAACAGCTGAGTTATGGCACAGGCAACCGCAACTGAACAAGATTGTGATTAAACTCAACGAAGGGTTTTCTGGGGAGGGCAATGCTATCCTGGACTTGAAACCACTATCGGAGGTAGGTCCGGGAAATGTTTCCCATACTCAAACAGTAGCGGCTTTGAAAGAAAAGATCGTCCATTTGAGATTTCAAGCCAGTGGGGAAACTTGGGAGAGTTATAGCAGTCGGATACCGCAGTTAGGGGCAATTGCCGAAGCATTTATTGACGGAGAAAAAAAGCGTTCCCCTAGCGTTCAGGCTTATATTACCCCCCATGGTGAGGTCAAAATTCTCTCGACTCACGATCAAATTCTTGGGGGACCAGACGGTCAGATTTATCTAGGTTGTCGATTTCCTGCTGATCCAGGTTATCGCCTACAATTGCAAGATTTGGGACTACGAGTGGGTCAGACCTTAGCGGAAAAAGGAGCAATAGAGCGTTACGGTGTAGATTTTGTGGCCGTTCATCAGCCCGATCGGGATACCTGGGATTTACAAGCGATTGAAATCAACCTGCGCAAAGGCGGTACAACCCATCCCTTTATGACCCTGAAATACATGACCAATGGTCGCTATGACCTCTCCACAGGTCTTTTTTGCAGTCAGGAGGGTCAACCAAAGCACTATATTGCCACGGACAATTTACAAAAAGATAGTTACAGAGGCTTAATGCCCAATGACTTGATGGATATTATCGCCTACCATCAACTGCATTTTGATAGCAGCACCAAAACTGGCACTGTATTTCACTTGATGGGCACACTCTCTGAATTTGGCAAACTAGGGTTAACCAGCATTGGAGATTCTCCCCAACAAGCAGAAGAAATCTATAACCAAGTTGTGAGGGTACTGGATCTAGAAACCAAATCCAACAAGGATGCTAATGTTCCAATTTCCCATCCCAGTCTTCCGATTGCTTGGAATATGTAG
- a CDS encoding transposase → MRTAYQYRLRPTQQQAALIDRWLSMLCAQYNYLLADRFNWYEQNRSPVNACPLICHLPQLRINPNYYSQKKTLPQLKQDRPWYKDIHSQVLQDVVKRVKLTFDRFLIGDSSGKRSGKPRFKPLSRYRTFTYPQIKQSCLQGNRIDLPKLGKIKVVLHRQIPDGFKIKTVSISKKADGLYVTLSLEDKTVPEIKTDINPHLIIGIDVGLKDFLTTSSGETVTIPQHYRKAQKRLRLIQKKVSRREKGGNRRLKAIKLLAKQHQKVANKRKDFHFKTANQLLSKYDVIAHETLNVKGLARTKLALSVLDAGWSSFLSILTNKAENAGLLVVPVSAHNTSQNCSSCGEKVPKKLHIRWHDCPHCGCSLDRDHNAAINIKNRAVGHPVLKAQLMSDGIPGVAEKPTLTR, encoded by the coding sequence ATGAGAACAGCCTATCAGTACAGATTGCGCCCGACTCAGCAACAAGCAGCATTAATTGACAGATGGTTGTCAATGTTATGCGCTCAATACAATTACTTATTGGCTGATAGATTCAACTGGTATGAGCAAAATCGCTCACCTGTTAATGCCTGTCCTCTGATTTGTCACTTGCCTCAACTAAGAATCAACCCTAATTACTACTCTCAAAAGAAGACTCTGCCTCAACTTAAGCAAGATCGACCTTGGTATAAGGATATTCATTCTCAAGTTTTACAGGATGTAGTTAAGAGAGTTAAGCTAACCTTTGACAGATTCTTGATCGGAGATAGTAGCGGCAAAAGAAGTGGCAAACCCAGGTTTAAGCCACTCAGTCGTTACAGAACTTTCACCTACCCTCAAATCAAACAATCCTGCTTGCAAGGTAATCGCATTGACTTACCAAAACTGGGTAAGATTAAGGTTGTCTTGCATCGTCAAATTCCTGACGGGTTCAAAATCAAGACGGTTTCTATCAGTAAAAAAGCTGACGGATTGTACGTTACACTTTCTCTTGAGGATAAGACCGTTCCTGAAATTAAAACAGATATCAATCCTCACTTAATCATTGGTATTGATGTTGGTCTAAAGGATTTTTTGACTACTTCGAGTGGTGAAACAGTTACAATACCTCAGCACTACCGTAAAGCTCAAAAAAGACTGCGGCTTATTCAGAAAAAAGTATCACGTCGAGAGAAGGGTGGTAATCGTAGACTCAAGGCTATTAAGTTGTTAGCTAAACAACATCAAAAAGTAGCTAACAAGCGTAAAGACTTCCACTTCAAAACAGCTAATCAATTGCTGTCAAAGTATGACGTTATTGCTCATGAGACTTTGAATGTCAAAGGTCTTGCTCGTACCAAATTGGCCTTATCTGTGTTGGATGCTGGGTGGTCAAGCTTTCTGTCGATACTGACAAACAAAGCCGAGAATGCTGGTTTGTTGGTTGTCCCAGTAAGTGCTCATAACACCTCACAAAATTGCTCCAGTTGTGGAGAGAAAGTACCGAAAAAGCTGCATATTCGCTGGCACGACTGCCCTCATTGTGGGTGCAGTCTTGACCGTGACCACAATGCAGCGATCAATATAAAAAATAGAGCGGTGGGGCATCCCGTTCTTAAAGCTCAGTTAATGTCCGACGGGATACCGGGAGTCGCTGAGAAGCCCACACTTACCCGATAG
- a CDS encoding c-type cytochrome, protein MKKLLSLLVVTVCVLTFTYGCGSATTATVPPETTPAPTAAVETVESPAEPTEVAEEETTPAEPEAVAEEETTPAEPEAVAEEETTPAEPEEVAVAPETAAEPEAVAEEETTPAEPVELAAAVDEAALKKSAQVFSANCAACHAGGKNLINAQKTLKKDALEKYDMYSKDKIVYQITNGKPPMPAFKGKLKEEQIAALADYVLYQADNGW, encoded by the coding sequence TTGAAAAAGCTATTATCACTCCTAGTGGTAACGGTCTGTGTGTTGACCTTTACCTATGGTTGCGGTAGCGCAACTACAGCGACTGTTCCTCCAGAAACCACACCTGCCCCAACTGCTGCAGTTGAAACAGTGGAATCCCCAGCGGAACCCACTGAGGTCGCTGAGGAAGAAACTACTCCTGCTGAGCCAGAAGCAGTAGCAGAGGAAGAAACTACTCCCGCTGAGCCAGAAGCAGTAGCAGAGGAAGAAACTACTCCTGCTGAACCAGAAGAAGTAGCTGTAGCACCTGAGACTGCTGCTGAGCCAGAAGCAGTAGCAGAGGAAGAAACTACTCCTGCTGAACCTGTCGAATTAGCTGCAGCCGTAGATGAAGCAGCCCTAAAGAAATCAGCACAAGTCTTCTCAGCCAACTGTGCCGCTTGTCATGCGGGTGGAAAGAATTTAATCAATGCCCAAAAAACTCTGAAAAAGGATGCCCTTGAGAAGTATGACATGTATTCTAAGGACAAGATCGTTTACCAGATCACCAATGGTAAACCCCCCATGCCAGCCTTCAAAGGTAAGCTAAAAGAGGAGCAGATTGCAGCGCTTGCTGATTATGTGCTGTATCAAGCTGACAATGGTTGGTAA